A genomic segment from Drosophila miranda strain MSH22 chromosome 3, D.miranda_PacBio2.1, whole genome shotgun sequence encodes:
- the LOC117187833 gene encoding catenin delta-2-like isoform X2 encodes MSSCEDIKRSIIDEALAAIVCNVIKPHSGWDPVCCGDTCFSTVFRNASGVLRNVSSAGEHARGCLRNCEHLVECLLYVVRAAIEKNNIGNKTVENCVCILRNLSYRCQEVEDPNYDKHPFITQDRAIPSSSKGENLGCFGTSKKKKEVSATEALQDYSISTEYSKSSVTNSQMNKGYEQLWQPEVVQYYLSLLQSCSNPETLEAAAGAIQNLSACYWQPSIDIRATVRKEKGLPILVELLRMEVDRVVCAVATALRNLAIDQRNKELIGKYAMRDLVQKLPSGNVQHDQNTSDDTITAVLATINEVIKKNPEFSRSLLDAGGIDRLMNISRRKEKYTSCVIKFASQVLYTMWQHHELRDVYKKNGWKEQDFISKNFTAHSTPPSSPNNANNTLNRPMASQGRTRYEDRTIQRAPSSSYRNNDSSGAVMSNNESALLSEMVRKQL; translated from the exons ATGTCTTCTTGTGAAGATATCAAGCGGTCAATTATTGATGAAGCACTAGCTGCAATAGTCTGCAACGTTATAAAACCTCATTCCGGATGGGATCCCGTTTGTTGTGGTGACACTTGTTTTTCTACAGTATTTCGAAATGCTTCGGGAGTGCTGCGAAATGTCAGTTCAGCTGGAGAACATGCAAGAGGGTGTCTTCGCAATTGCGAGCATTTAGTGGAATGTCTTCTCTACGTAGTTCGAGCTGCAATAGAGAAAAACAATATTGGAAACAAAACTGTAGAAAATTGCGTGTGTATACTTCGTAATCTTTCGTATAGATGTCAGGAAGTGGAAGATCCCAACTACGATAAGCATCCCTTCATAACGCAAGATAGGGCTATCCCATCTTCGTCAAAAg GAGAAAATTTAGGATGCTTTGGAACaagtaaaaaaaagaaagaagtgTCTGCTACTGAAGCTCTTCAGGACTATAGCATATCCACAGAGTATTCTAAAAGTTCAGTAACTAATAGCCAGATGAATAAGGGCTACGAACAATTATGGCAACCGGAAGTAGTTCAATATTACTTATCATTATTGCAAAGTTGTTCTAATCCAGAAACACTTGAAGCTGCGGCAGGAGCAATTCAAAATTTATCTGCATGTTATTGGCAACCCAGCATTGATATTCGTGCAACAGTGCGTAAAGAAAAAGGTCTACCTATTCTAGTAGAGCTCCTTCGGATGGAAGTGGATCGCGTAGTCTGTGCAGTTGCTACTGCCCTACGCAATCTAGCTATTGATCAGCGAAATAAAGAACTAATTGGAAAGTACGCTATGCGCGATTTAGTCCAAAAACTTCCATCTGGAAATGTACAGCATGACCAAAACACATCGGATGATACCATAACAGCTGTATTGGCTACAATTAATGAGGTCATAAAAAAGAATCCAGAATTTTCTCGTTCACTTTTAGATGCAGGTGGTATAGACCGGCTTATGAATATATCGAGacgaaaagaaaaatataCTTCTTGTGTAATAAAGTTTGCTAGTCAAGTTTTGTATACGATGTGGCAACATCACGAACTGCGAGACGTCTACAAAAAAAACGGTTGGAAAGAGCAAGATTTCATTAGTAAAAATTTCACTGCGCACAGCACTCCACCAAGTTCACCAAACAATGCCAATAACACCCTTAACCGACCAATGGCATCTCAGGGACGTACGCGCTATGAAGACAGAacaattcagcgtgcaccTAGTTCTTCATATAGGAATAATGACTCTAGTGGAGCTGTTATGTCGAATAATGAATCAGCCTTGCTTTCGGAAATGGTTAGAAAACAATTATAG
- the LOC117187837 gene encoding catenin delta-2-like yields MNKGYEQLWQPEVVQYYLSLLQSCSNPETLEAAAGAIQNLSACYWQPSIDIRATVRKEKGLPILVELLRMEVDRVVCAVATALRNLAIDQRNKELIGKYAMRDLVQKLPSGNVQHDQNTSDDTITAVLATINEVIKKNPEFSRSLLDAGGIDRLMNISRRKEKYTSCVIKFASQVLYTMWQHHELRDVYKKNGWKEQDFISKNFTAHSTPPSSPNNANNTLNRPMASQGRTRYEDRTIQRAPSSSYRNNDSSGAVMSNNESALLSEMVRKQL; encoded by the coding sequence ATGAATAAGGGCTACGAACAATTATGGCAACCGGAAGTAGTTCAATATTACTTATCATTATTGCAAAGTTGTTCTAATCCAGAAACACTTGAAGCTGCGGCAGGAGCAATTCAAAATTTATCTGCATGTTATTGGCAACCCAGCATTGATATTCGTGCAACAGTGCGTAAAGAAAAAGGTCTACCTATTCTAGTAGAGCTCCTTCGGATGGAAGTGGATCGCGTAGTCTGTGCAGTTGCTACTGCCCTACGCAATCTAGCTATTGATCAGCGAAATAAAGAACTAATTGGAAAGTACGCTATGCGCGATTTAGTCCAAAAACTTCCATCTGGAAATGTACAGCATGACCAAAACACATCGGATGATACCATAACAGCTGTATTGGCTACAATTAATGAGGTCATAAAAAAGAATCCAGAATTTTCTCGTTCACTTTTAGATGCAGGTGGTATAGACCGGCTTATGAATATATCGAGacgaaaagaaaaatataCTTCTTGTGTAATAAAGTTTGCTAGTCAAGTTTTGTATACGATGTGGCAACATCACGAACTGCGAGACGTCTACAAAAAAAACGGTTGGAAAGAGCAAGATTTCATTAGTAAAAATTTCACTGCGCACAGCACTCCACCAAGTTCACCAAACAATGCCAATAACACCCTTAACCGACCAATGGCATCTCAGGGACGTACGCGCTATGAAGACAGAacaattcagcgtgcaccTAGTTCTTCATATAGGAATAATGACTCTAGTGGAGCTGTTATGTCGAATAATGAATCAGCCTTGCTTTCGGAAATGGTTAGAAAACAATTATAG
- the LOC117187833 gene encoding catenin delta-2-like isoform X1, producing the protein MNPAHSLNMDPSLVQEANSMQTQYASFQNFEQFSAAGYTNSPIYITKPPGIGAISHITPHCSVLGPQNKIETGSPEVALAGMENHSLGPTVRYIQAAQFDETPEYGISGIPCGVESHYTDESVVPYGYTTEPGYGMQGTSSNLKQFTASPFDDNLNGSETVGESQCRPFDGAADFKLPQFAMSSINAAPPRGVGEKEDYIGGSDNDLCSTMRWRDPNLSEVISFLSNPNNAIKANAAAYLQHLCYMDDPNKQRTRSLGGIPPLIRLLSYDSPEIHKNACGALRNLSYGRQNDENKRGIKNSGGIEALVHLLCRSQETEVKELVTGVLWNMSSCEDIKRSIIDEALAAIVCNVIKPHSGWDPVCCGDTCFSTVFRNASGVLRNVSSAGEHARGCLRNCEHLVECLLYVVRAAIEKNNIGNKTVENCVCILRNLSYRCQEVEDPNYDKHPFITQDRAIPSSSKGENLGCFGTSKKKKEVSATEALQDYSISTEYSKSSVTNSQMNKGYEQLWQPEVVQYYLSLLQSCSNPETLEAAAGAIQNLSACYWQPSIDIRATVRKEKGLPILVELLRMEVDRVVCAVATALRNLAIDQRNKELIGKYAMRDLVQKLPSGNVQHDQNTSDDTITAVLATINEVIKKNPEFSRSLLDAGGIDRLMNISRRKEKYTSCVIKFASQVLYTMWQHHELRDVYKKNGWKEQDFISKNFTAHSTPPSSPNNANNTLNRPMASQGRTRYEDRTIQRAPSSSYRNNDSSGAVMSNNESALLSEMVRKQL; encoded by the exons ATGAATCCAGCACATAGTTTGAATATGGATCCATCGTTGGTGCAGGAGGCAAACAGTATGCAAACCCAGTATGCatcatttcaaaattttgAACAATTTTCGGCAGCTGGATATACAAATTCACCAATATACATCACAAAGCCGCCAGGAATTGGTGCCATATCACATATTACGCCTCATTGTTCAGTACTTGGTCCTCAGAATAAGATCGAGACAGGTTCTCCAGAAGTTGCCCTTGCAGGTATGGAGAATCATTCTTTAGGTCCAACTGTTAGATATATACAAGCCGCCCAATTTGATGAGACACCAGAATATGGGATCTCAGGTATACCATGTGGTGTAGAGTCCCACTATACAGATGAATCCGTGGTACCTTACGGCTACACAACAGAACCTGGTTATGGAATGCAAGGCACAAGCTCTAATCTCAAACAATTCACTGCAAGTCCTTTTGATGATAACCTCAATGGGTCTGAAACTGTTGGCGAGTCTCAATGTCGACCTTTTGACGGTGCAGCTGATTTTAAATTACCTCAGTTCGCCATGAGTTCAATAAATGCTGCCCCCCCCAGAGGAGTAGGGGAGAAAGAAGATTACATCGGCGGATCTGACAACGACCTTTGTTCAACCATGAGGTGGCGCGATCCAAATCTTTCAGAAGTGATAAGTTTTCTTAGCAACCCGAACAATGCTATAAAAGCAAATGCAGCAGCATATTTGCAACATTTATGTTACATGGACGACCCAAACAAGCAACGTACACGATCATTGGGAGGAATACCACCATTAATTCGATTGTTGTCGTATGATTCTCCAGAAATACATAA aaATGCTTGTGGAGCCCTTCGAAATTTATCTTACGGTAGACAAAATGATGAAAACAAGCGTGGAATTAAAAATTCTGGCGGAATAGAAGCGTTGGTTCATCTTCTTTGTCGTTCTCAAGAGACAGAAGTAAAAGAATTGGTAACTGGAGTTTTATGGAATATGTCTTCTTGTGAAGATATCAAGCGGTCAATTATTGATGAAGCACTAGCTGCAATAGTCTGCAACGTTATAAAACCTCATTCCGGATGGGATCCCGTTTGTTGTGGTGACACTTGTTTTTCTACAGTATTTCGAAATGCTTCGGGAGTGCTGCGAAATGTCAGTTCAGCTGGAGAACATGCAAGAGGGTGTCTTCGCAATTGCGAGCATTTAGTGGAATGTCTTCTCTACGTAGTTCGAGCTGCAATAGAGAAAAACAATATTGGAAACAAAACTGTAGAAAATTGCGTGTGTATACTTCGTAATCTTTCGTATAGATGTCAGGAAGTGGAAGATCCCAACTACGATAAGCATCCCTTCATAACGCAAGATAGGGCTATCCCATCTTCGTCAAAAg GAGAAAATTTAGGATGCTTTGGAACaagtaaaaaaaagaaagaagtgTCTGCTACTGAAGCTCTTCAGGACTATAGCATATCCACAGAGTATTCTAAAAGTTCAGTAACTAATAGCCAGATGAATAAGGGCTACGAACAATTATGGCAACCGGAAGTAGTTCAATATTACTTATCATTATTGCAAAGTTGTTCTAATCCAGAAACACTTGAAGCTGCGGCAGGAGCAATTCAAAATTTATCTGCATGTTATTGGCAACCCAGCATTGATATTCGTGCAACAGTGCGTAAAGAAAAAGGTCTACCTATTCTAGTAGAGCTCCTTCGGATGGAAGTGGATCGCGTAGTCTGTGCAGTTGCTACTGCCCTACGCAATCTAGCTATTGATCAGCGAAATAAAGAACTAATTGGAAAGTACGCTATGCGCGATTTAGTCCAAAAACTTCCATCTGGAAATGTACAGCATGACCAAAACACATCGGATGATACCATAACAGCTGTATTGGCTACAATTAATGAGGTCATAAAAAAGAATCCAGAATTTTCTCGTTCACTTTTAGATGCAGGTGGTATAGACCGGCTTATGAATATATCGAGacgaaaagaaaaatataCTTCTTGTGTAATAAAGTTTGCTAGTCAAGTTTTGTATACGATGTGGCAACATCACGAACTGCGAGACGTCTACAAAAAAAACGGTTGGAAAGAGCAAGATTTCATTAGTAAAAATTTCACTGCGCACAGCACTCCACCAAGTTCACCAAACAATGCCAATAACACCCTTAACCGACCAATGGCATCTCAGGGACGTACGCGCTATGAAGACAGAacaattcagcgtgcaccTAGTTCTTCATATAGGAATAATGACTCTAGTGGAGCTGTTATGTCGAATAATGAATCAGCCTTGCTTTCGGAAATGGTTAGAAAACAATTATAG